From the Anguilla rostrata isolate EN2019 chromosome 12, ASM1855537v3, whole genome shotgun sequence genome, the window CGCACCCGAGACGGGACTTTCAAAGCTCCGGCGAAACACTATCGATTGTAAATAtgcggaaagagagagagcgagagacgcCGTAGCCCCTAATTACTGTAGGCGCTCCACCGAGAGGTGAGATGATTCCACATATTTTCCCCCGGCGTGGAGAGCAGGTATTAACATACCACTGCACAGCCACGGCCGACGTACTGGACCGCACGAAACCCCTGCTTACTTATTACCCTAATTGCCCCCGTGGAAATATGTATCTATAAAATACGGCAGAGACCTCTAATAAAAGCAGGCTAACAACCCCTCATTATTGGAGCTCGGACAGGAGATTTAGAAAAGCTTAGGAAAGTGTGGTTGGGCAAGTTGCGCtgcctttaaaaagaaagaaagaaagaaaaaaggttaTACCTTGAAGGAAGTCACTGAAGGAGCAATAAAGGCCTTGATTTATTCATGGCGACTGATAATTACTAGTGTCTTGTTGTCTGTGAAAAGGCCGGGGCTTCGTTGCCCCTAACAACACACTTCAAGCTTTCTTCGCCGAGCCATAAATCTGTCAAAGCCCGGTCGCAAATCAGCTCGGCCCGAACGAAGGCTGCTTGCTCACCGGACAGCATTACTCAACACTGCGGTATGGGTTAGCAAcgcaaatttataaaaaaataaaaaaataaaaaataattgacgAAGTTATCGCTAACCACTATTTACGGGTGAGAACTGAGCCATGTGTCGAAATTGTGAATGTTATATGGACTACGTACTTTGGTAGGCCTGCCTACGATTACACAAgcaagagacacacacacacagaaaaaaaaaaacgctcgaGGTTCTGATAAAAAACGGCAATTAAACCAAAGTGACGCAGCGCGCAGCCAAACCCACATGAAACGCCTCACCCGGGACAGGAACCCGACCCGGATCCGCGGGACCCGACCGCAGGTTGGCGGAAGATCCGACCGCAGGTCGGCGGAAGCTGAGGTAACGCCCGAGGCCTCAGCTCCGGTAAACGGCTTAATAAAAAGTCGCGCGTCTCAACCTCAGGCTGTCCTTTTCAAGCGAAGCATTATACCTGCACTTCCTGTCGTAAACTCAAAtagattttgcttttttttttttgccccttaATTTGGAATTGGCGCATCAGGCGAACCGCCATTACTGTCCCTCCTTCATTTAACTGCCGCTTTCATTCAAATTGCCTCTCAGTTTGGAAGCCATTTATACTGCACTAGTTTTAAGTGGTCTAATTTCAGGTAAAGTGCCTTTCTCTGGGGGGGGGTAGCAATTTTAACATTTGACCTGTCCGTCAGCAGGTCAAAGCATTAGCCCCAGCTccaccacactgcactgctcaaGGTggacatattaaaataataaaagcaaagcgTATTTGACAAAGGTAGTTATAGATAGAATATCTTAAGCAAGAGGTATATTTTGGCTTATAATTTTCTAACTGGTTTAGTGCTTTTCCCCACAATTTTTAACTGAAGTCCACGTTTAAGCATGTCGTTTCACACTTATTCTATACACAGGTTCTCCATCTGGCTGATGAATcaaactgtaataaaaatatgcatgtgaAATGAGTCTGCGAGAGGCTGCTGCTCATGTATGTATCCTTCCCGGCCTGCTTTACACActcagtgcagtgcagcagtgtagtataatgggtaaggaactggtctagtaacctaaaggtcacaggttcgattcctgggcaggacattgccgttgtacccttgagcaaggtacttaacctgcattgcttcagtatatatacatgtataaatgtatgtataaatggatacaacgtaaaagttgtgtaagtcgctctctGGATcagggcatctgctaaatgcctgtaatgtaatatactgcaGCGCTCACCACCTGTACAGCTACTTTGCCATCAGGGGTCATCCTGtttatgcaaaacattttctcagAAAACGAAAACCTTGGGCTTGCATCTGTGTGTCGAATCACAGAGTGATGGTCTGCTGACCTGGAGTGCCTTTTAATTTGCgcaaaatattcacaaaattaAGCCGTTATGGTGAAACTAATTACAAGGGAAAATGAGGGAAGTTTCAAATATATCCCAGCAAAGTTATTATTGAGCGGTCGCTGCTGCTATTATAACAAGATTTACAACACCCGAGAGCAGAGTGTTTCTTACAGTGGCAGAGAGACGATACTGCTTTCTGCAGATAAAAATGAAGCGGACGTTTCATGGACCCGGACAGTCCTGTGCTTTGCGTGAttcggggagtggggggtgtcTGTGGAATCCCACTCTCCCTGGTTCTCCGAGGCCCTGGGGTTCCCACGCTCGTGTCCCCCCCCAAGAACGAAGCCCTCAATTAGCGTACCTGGCCCGCAGACAGGCgcccgcccccggcccctcccccggccccgcccccctcctgtcTGAGGAAAAGAGCTTTCAGCACAGGTAAGCACAGGTAATTACGCAGGCACGCTGGCCGAGGGGCCACCGCACCCCTCTGATCTGCCCCGCCCAACCTGGGGTTTGGGCCCGGGCTCCCCCTGATCCCCAGGACGGGGTGACACTGACGGGACCCACGCAGCGGGACATGGGGCCCCAATTGGATCATGGGGCAGGTAGAAATGAACCAAAATGGGTCATTATTTATGATATTGCCGTTTATGATATTGGgtttaaaaacagcttttcagcaAGGATAACCTGCCCTGCAGACAAAGCAGGATAcagaagaaagtaaaaaaagacaTAAGAGATGCAGAAAgagcacacaaataaaaatattagttaTATTAGaatacaatatattattaaCGCAATACAACAGTAAATGTGATGAAATGGTACAGTTGACAGCAAGCAgtataaacacaacaaaataaataacaatgatggtgtggtgtgtgtggtgggatgGGGTAGGGTGACCCACCAGAAGGTTGTAGGTTCAGGTCCTGTTAGGGGTACTGTCACTACATCCAGATAAGGTGTTCAAGCAAACTTGCTTCTGGAGATAATGTACACAAAGATGTGTGAATGGATAATGTATGGAAATAATTTGTAATGTATGAATAATCAACGAGGCCCTGAATCATTGAGTTGATCAGAAAACAGTCTGTTCAGTCCATCTGTTCCACATTCAGTAGTGTATCACCTTTCTGTGCTGGATGTTAAGCCAGTTCTCCACCCAGCATGCAGCAGTACACCTGTGCTCCACTCTGCATGCACAATAATCACTGTAATACTCTACCTGCAACAGAACATCACTGCTCCACCCTGTGTGTGATACGACTTCACAGTactacccagcatgcaccagagCCCCACTGTTCCACCCTGCACGCCACAGACATCCCCAGTTATACTCTCCTACAAACAATGGAACATGAGCATTCCACCCAACAGGCGGTTTGTCCATCCTGCATGAAAGAGCCTAACTGTGCCACCCCAGCAATGCCCCGCTTTGCATGCAGCTGCACGCGGCTCCCAGTCTCTCTTGTTTTCAACGCGGCCATCTCCTTCTGACCTCAGGGGGACTCGTTTGGTTTACGGCTTGGAGACTGCAGGGCGAGAAGGAGGTGCCACAGGAGCTGAACGCTTTAGCATTCTGAAATACCGTCGCGCAATGAGGGCAAAAGAAAGCACGGTGCATTTTAAAGTGGCTTTGGCAATGGGAATGTTTTGTTTCCTTGGGTGTATTTCCTGTGGTGAAAAATTGATTATTTctagctatatattttttttcccagttccTCCCCAcccttcacccccacccccagccccagaaAAGACAACCTGCAATTAGCGAGCAAAGGTTATGGTTTTTACAGCTAATTTCAAATTATAGAGAGAAGACCCTATGACGGAATGCGGGGAACTGTATTTAACCAACCTACTAATTACATTCTAattgcattacaaaaaaagggGAAGAACAGTATTGTGTAGCAATGTTCACTGCAACAGccccttttttccctccaaaaaaaaaagaatacacagTTGTTTTTTACTGCCATGTTAGACTGTGGAAAACACCTTGTTTCTGATTGGTGCCGGCCTGTTTCAATGAAGGCATGTAAGTACCACACTTTTCCATTACTCAAAGTAAGAGTGTTTGTTTCCACAGACCACAGCCATACATTAATGCGTTAGCATGTGATAAAATTTAACCTAGAAACATCTTGCGGACATTACAGTGAATTCTGTGTCTCTGTTAAAGTTCACAATCactttttgaaatgcaaatggcaATGCCTTGGGCAAAAATGGAAAGGATATAAAATGCTTACCGTgtcagaaaattaaaatttcaggcttttaaaaacatgcttaGCAAACAACCTCATGCAGGGAAATTTGGCCTTATGCCTTCATACACCGCAATTCTAAGCAAGGCTGCAGCAGTAATCCTccttgggatttgaacctgtagCCCCCTGGCCTGTGTTTTAAGATCTAGGCCCATTCCTGGCTGCATTCTTAGTTTTCATACATGGTCAGACACCCCCCTTAAAGTCACAAAAACTAAACCgtctgtttatatatatatatatatatatatatatatatataaacccaAAAGACTGTGTCATTGAAGCATTTAACATGATGGTGGCACTTGCCAGAAGTAAAGAACCAAAGTAACAATATTTATCACAAAACGGTGCGTTCTTCTTGGTAGTCCGAGCTCTTCACTTGGAAGTTCTGTGTCCCCCTTTAACAGGTACTggtcaatttaattttttttaacaggtcATTGTATCACTCAGTCTTAAAGAAGTCCTCATTTTGTCTCCCCACAACAGCGACAGGAGAACAGGTGTCATTGAGAAATGCTGAGCTGCGGATGGAAATGCCACACTACGGCATGGCTGAGTCTTAGCATTTGCAGGCTATGGTGGACTGTGACCTGGGTCTTCACGTGCTGAATGGTACCGCTCACCATGTGAAGTGTGGTCGAGACAAGCGCACAGAGCTTATTGTACGAATTATGGGAAAGTAGACCCAGTGTAAcaagactgaaaaaaatgctatttcatACGAAAAAACGAAAAATAACACCACCTCTGGCACCCATGAAAAATAACTTCACAAAACCTTCAAACTTATCAAGTTCACGTGTCAGCTGAAAAGGGAAGATGTGAAAAGTGAGGTTAtacttaaccctaaccctttaaTGCACTGGTTCTTATTGGGACCCGAATTAGAGTTTTAGTACCTTTCAGGGACCTGTCAAGTACACATACTAACACAGTGTAgttcagtggttctcaaactcggtcccggggacccctgtgcatgctgattttctttccaaccacaattgcaaacCCAGAATTTGAACAAGCTATTAAAAATTCTTAATGACACTTCTCATGTTTTGAGAGATGATTCACCCTCTTGAGGTACATTATGTCAGGAATAGCTATGCGTGCTGTAAAGAACAAAAGCACTATATTCACATTCTGCCATACTGCAGATGATTAGACAAAGAGGGGTACATtttttaacagatcaaattaaacactgcagtGAATCATCTTGCTCCTCATCGGCGAgtggacacatggccactaaaactatTCATTTGGCTGATTACGAAGAGCCCAAGATTGCGTTAACACAGGTTGGCAGGTTTTgctcattatcatttgtaaaaaaaaattagtccTGACCCTTAGCTTAAGAATCACTGCTTTAAGGTGTAAAATCGCAAAcgtgtgattagaacgttcttacatgaacattctaatgctgatgcaacaattgctgctggtaactgaaggCAATggagagttctagaacaccgacttagaattttgaaaaacatttcaaaagacCCGCTCTTCAAAGGGTCAATGGACTTAGTCAGGAGATCACAATCTGTCATcaggatgtgtttttttttcctcctttttttccttttttccagttTAGATTTTACTAACGGGCAGAAGTGGAACGGACACCTTGTAACCGCTGAAAGTGGTGCCATAAAGCGGGGCAGGAAGAGAAGGACGGCCACGATGACCTCCCATTCACCGTGTGATGGTAATGACACCGCCACCCTCTCTGCTGATACCATCATGGGGAAGGACTGGCTGGAGGGCCTGCTGCGCTCTACACGTCCACCGCTGCCCGCTACAAAACGACCATCAGCCGTGCTTTGCGCTTAGGGGCGGGGGCAGCAACAGCCCAAGATAGCATAATCGCTTCAAACTTCGGTCTTGGGGACGGAGGGCCGTTTCCCAAAAAATGGCTCAGAGCTATGCTCTTTGGAGTCAGgtcataaatttttttttttccgttaaTGCTCCTTGAAAGAAGGAATCCTCAGTTTTAATGACGATGCTTTagaagtgaaagaaagaaaaaaagagaaaaacagaggaaataagTCAGTTAGACAGGtagatgacttttttttttttgttttgttttttgtgttttgttagtAAAAGTGTATTAAAACCACAAAAGCATGTGGAACAAACTAAGGCTCTGTTTATTGTTAAtgtctgatccaggatcagtatAATATGCGATAATGGCAGTAGAATGAGAGCCGTGTTGTCACGAGAAAAATGGTATTGTGGTTTGGCAGCGTGGAACCAGACTTGCAAAAGagtggttgcaggttcaaatccttgCTGCAGGATAATGTTTACAATGTTAACCTATGAAAGAATGTCCCTCTGCTAGAAGAAGATAAACCACTCTGGcacgcttttctttttttccttagtaatgagaacagaaaagatttttttcacttttgacttgagaggggaaaaaaaaaattgacgcTCCTTTAAACGAATCATTTGGCAATCTGCCAAAAACGTCACTCGCAAGAATGCCGAAGCTCTGATGGCACATGGAAATATTAAAGAGAAGAAAGCACGACACACACAATGtacccatacgcacacatatgcacgctgcatatttatgcatgtatCAGTGCAGGAATCTGAGAGAAGATGACAGATCTTCGAGAGATAAGTGGCACCTTGCAGAAGCTGGCTGGTCGCTAAATCATAGCCGCATAGTTTCCTATTATTTGGGGCCGAGCCGTGATCCATTAATTTGGACAAACGGATCCGCTCTCGGGCCACGGAGGGAGCTGAGCGCTCCAGCAAACAGCCACCATTCGCAGGTGATAATTGTAAAACATTTGCGTTCCTCTTCCTCGTCTTTGAAGTCCGGGCCCCTTGTCTGTTCctgtcctggggggggaggaggggggcgttCGGGGGTGCTGATTTATAACACGGCCTCGACGCAGACACCCGAAATTACGCTGTCCTTCGCTGCAGCTACGCGGAAGGGCTAACCGACCCACGGGACCCCCGCTAATTGTAGCCGTGGCGATGTGTTCAGCTTACATGGAGAGGAGACAagtgtcctttttttcttttttttttctcagggatAAGGTGTAAAGGGAAATGTGTATAAAAGGGTTGTTATCTGATAAAGGCACAATTTGTCATGAAGGTCCTCggccaattttttttacacagaacacCCAAGATCCAGGATGCAAACTTTTTCTGCCACAGAGAAGAAGTAGGAAAAAAGCAGAAGCCTGGAGCAAATATAAGAACAACTGAATATATGGCAGTTGACAGTTTTCAAAACTTTGTTTTCATCTTCAGAGAGCAGAATTGTCTTTAGGTTATTTATGATGCTCATGTGCTTAGAGGACACTCTTCACCCATAGAGGCTTAAACAGCTTATAACAGACATATATCATATTTCACAACTCGTTTACTGAAGTCATTTTGGTTTAAGCTCCTCTCCTAAAGATCCAATGGCAATGCCACATTTGGAAACTTTTGCTCAACTACAACCGACAGCTTGCCATTGCATTAAAAAGTTGTGCTGGCAAGAGCAGCATCACTATGTTGAATTAACAAATGCTTTTCCTGCCTGAACactatcatttttatattggtAACTTCACCTGCATAAGGTCTGAGACCTAAAGTACATGTGCACTGTTACTAAAGTACATTAGCACTGTTACTAAAGTACGTGTGCACTGTTACTGAAGTTCATTTGCACTTTTACTATAGTATATTAGCACTGTTATAGTACATGTGCACTGTTACTAAAGTACATTGCACTATGAATACTTGCACTGTTACTAAAGTACACTTTTTGTACATGTGTACTAAAGTACATTTGCACTGTTACTAAAGTACATTTGCACTATTAAAGTACATTTGCACTGTTACTAAAGTACATCTGCACTGTTACTAAAGTACATTAGCACTGTTATTATAGTACTGCACTGTACTAAAGTACATTTGCACTGTTCCTATAGTACATTTGCACTATGAAAGTACATTTGCACTGTTACTAAAGTACACTTGCACTATTAAAGTACATTTGCACTGTCACTGGTACATTAGCACTGTTACTAAAGTACATTTGCACTGTTACTAAAGTACATTTGCACTGTTACTAAAGTACATTTGCACTGTTACTAAAGTACATTTTGCACTGTTACTAAAGTACATTTGCACTGTTACTAAAGTACATTTTGCACTGCTCCTATAGTACATTAGCACTGTTACTAAAGCACATTTTGCACTGCTCCTATAGTACATTAGCACTGTTACTAAAGCACATTTTGCACTGTTACTAAAGTACATTTTGCACTGTTACTAAAGAACATTTTGCACTGTTACTAAAGTACATTTTGCACTGTTACTAAAGCACATTTTGCACTGTTACTAAAGTACACTATGAAAGTACATTATCACTGTTACTAAAGTACACCATGAAAGTACATTATCACTGGTACTAAAGTACATGTGCAATTTGACTAAAGTACATTAGCAGTGTTAAAGTACATTTGCACTCTTGCACTATTTACACATCATTAGGTAAGCTGATGAGTCAGGGGAAAAGGAGTTAGTCATGAAACATTGTTCACTATCAGCGTTTCTTATGAAGGTTGTATATGGGAGAATTCACACAGATTCTCAACACATCAGGagcagttttaaatatttttcctaaatgaacaaagaaaatgGCACCTTTACACATTCAAACCGACACAAAACATGATAATGCCACAAATCGGTCGCTGTCATAGTCACGGTGCGTTTCATGCccataaaaggtttttttttcagggttttgGAACGCGGGGAGCTTTGGTGCGCATACATTGTGTGTCCCACGTGCGCTCGGTTTTGACACTGATCCCGTTAATAACCCACTCAAGCAGAcaagggggaaaataaaaaaaagtgggcggggccgagcaGCGGAGTGATGCTTGTCTGCGTTTCCCCCGAGGCGctaccgtaaaaaaaaaaaaaaaaaaaaagagagagagagcacactttTCCCTCAGAGGCAGGCCCGGGTCATGTGACACAACAAGGAGCCGCCTTTAAAAAGCCGCTCACCTGGCGAGGGGGAGTCAGAGCTGCTGCGCCAGGCGACTGAGTCGCGGGACGACGGGACAGGGAGGCCAGGCTGTTATTTCGGGTGCTCTTACTGTGTAGCCTTAGCGCAGGGACACTCTGAACGTCCCTAAGCAGCAGACGTAGTACAGCACCCCACAGCCCTCTctggctgttatttttttgggaGATTCCAGGAGCTCCGGGACGGCCGCATCCATGACGGGCCGGGGCAGCTTCACCGAGTCGGAGCTCTCCGAGGAGGAGCTGGACGGGACCGCGCCATGCGGGGACGGGTTCGAGGACAGCAGCAGcgacgacggcggcggcggcaggaaGGGGTCGTCCCCCCCGCCCGAGAGCGAGGATTTGGCGGGCGGGGCCTCCCCCGGAGAGCCCGGGGGGGCCAAGGGCCAAGGGAAGAGGCGGAGCCGGCCGGCACGGTCCAAGGCCCGGCGGGTGGCGGCCAACGTGCGGGAGCGCAAGCGCATCCTGGACTACAACCAGGCCTTCAACGCCCTGCGTGCCGCGCTCAAGCACGACCTGAGCGGCAAGCGGCTCTCCAAGATCGCCACGCTGCGCCGCGCCATCAACCGCATCGCCTCGCTGTCCGTCTTCCTGCGCGCCAACCCCGGGCCCGCCCcctgcgccgccgccgccgtcgccccCCCGCTGCAACAGCGCCGGCCCTGCGTCCGTGCCGACTGCCGCGGCCCCGCCGACGAACCCGGGTCCGAGCCCCGGGAAGAGTGCGGCTTCCGGGCG encodes:
- the LOC135236272 gene encoding class A basic helix-loop-helix protein 9-like; this encodes MTGRGSFTESELSEEELDGTAPCGDGFEDSSSDDGGGGRKGSSPPPESEDLAGGASPGEPGGAKGQGKRRSRPARSKARRVAANVRERKRILDYNQAFNALRAALKHDLSGKRLSKIATLRRAINRIASLSVFLRANPGPAPCAAAAVAPPLQQRRPCVRADCRGPADEPGSEPREECGFRALPDPYLCGHQPTGLHVHGHAHGPAHILPGEPQLYPADAAGHPGPPCPPSPRCPRASADAPLFGPHERYPELRSPPIYAGGGGGGGGGGGPGSGYQFGARATCHQNHMDAFADCHPALPPLAWQLGYLQGGSGFQQSLSMH